The following is a genomic window from Xyrauchen texanus isolate HMW12.3.18 unplaced genomic scaffold, RBS_HiC_50CHRs HiC_scaffold_1400, whole genome shotgun sequence.
CATGTTGCAAATTGCTAAAACCATCGCAACCTCGTCGGCGCGAGATGAACAATGCACGCGAGTGATCACTATAATTTCTCTTCTGCTTTGTTACCTTGCAATGgaaatgtttttatgtgttttggaAAATTAATCTTAAGTTTCATTGTTTGTATTTCTTTGTTTTCCAACCCCAGCAACTTTAAAATACAGCATTCCGAGCAGAATGGACTCAgtatcagaaaataaattccaggCTCTTGACATGGAAACTCAGAATATGCTCAAAGAAGCGCTTGATGGTGTGTACACTTTTCTGACTTAAAAAGTTAATTGTCCTTCTTTGTCCATGAAATTGCAATAGGACGATGATAATATAACATGTCCTTATTTAAGGGGTTGCAGTTCAAATTCAGTGTAACGTTTTATTGTATCCCTCCCCCACAGATCCCAAGACAGTTGATTTGGAGAAGCTGTCCAACACTATTGTAAACCAGTCATTGAAAGACATTACATTCTGTAAAGATGCTGGCCGCCTATGCTATGCCTTAGTTCAGGTAGGACATTATGTATTTCACTAACACGTGACATTTAATCTTAACCAAAATATCAAGTTGTTTTCCCATTtccatatcttttttttttttttttttagattgtctCAAAAAAAAGAAAGTAGTCTTTATTGACTGTTATAATGGGGTCAGCAAATCTAACCCCCTTTTTTCACAATCTGAAAATGTGTGTTTGACACACTTTTCTGTATTTTGTTACATTTGAATGACCTTTTTGACCTAATAGGCAGAGGCTCAAAAAGTTGCAACCAGTGTATTCAGGCGAAACATATTGACACGTCTACAGCATGAATTCACTGCCAGAGAGGAGACACGGAACCGCTCATTGCAGGAGTGGGTCTGCCTGGTCACCTTTATCTGCaacatatttgattatatcaaGGTAAAAGCTCTAACTCAATTGCAAAAGTTTgccatttaattttacatttttctatCTGTTTGTACTACCCCAGGTTTTAGACTTTGCAGAATA
Proteins encoded in this region:
- the LOC127641697 gene encoding MIF4G domain-containing protein A-like; the encoded protein is MDSVSENKFQALDMETQNMLKEALDDPKTVDLEKLSNTIVNQSLKDITFCKDAGRLCYALVQAEAQKVATSVFRRNILTRLQHEFTAREETRNRSLQEWVCLVTFICNIFDYIKVKALTQLQ